ataaattctacaataaagttcagcatcaatGCAGTAGATTAACTACACATACacgtggtgtttgacaaaaaaacaaactgaactgtttGAAAGGCTCacagctcaaatccagctgcaacTTGATGTtatcaccacatgaagctggtcGGAGCTGCTCAGaaagctagcttggttagatgctcgctaattagatTTCAGCTGggtctgtgcagcctctgtacacaaccccgcattcatgtttgcatttattctTGTGCAGCTGGATTATTTGcattaattaccttgtggtcgtgtgccgGTGTTTTGTATGAGGTGTCAGCGGGGACTTTTCCTCTGTGGgtgctgccttgtgtgcgcttctcaggtggactttgatgttggtgtttttttcctgaggAGTGTTCTGCACATGTTTTCAtgatccacaacaagacactcactTCTATCTGTGCTATTTTACTCAAAGAAACGCCATAtaggactctgctgctttcttggcagaccgctgccattactttttgGACCAGCGCACAGCGCACATgtacgcacatgcacacacacacgcacgcagttgtggcgctcccagcttaaactacTGGAgcagaaaaaattatttcatatcagtccacaagtcttttaaataaaataatgaaaatgaaggtcattttatctataatttcagttcattttagttagcttgtaaactcacaatacagttttagttagttattgttttttccttttaattattatttatttatttcagttaatgaaaatgttttttcaatttcagcttTCTTTATTTCGTTAGATTTCGTTGAATACTATAACCTTgttgcacacactgtacacttAAAACAACTGATGACTACCTCCAcgcattctggctctgtccaccaatacaaaacttctggaaaggAATAATAAccaaacttttttgttttgattttgtttctgtCCCAGTGCAAGCGGAGGTTTACGTTTGTGCACCACCTGTGTAAAATGGCACAGTCCATTAAATCAAATGCAcctgtctgtgctgtgttgttgaaattgagcagaataccataacatgaaacacaattagttaatctctctttgcttttaattgggatattttgtaacgagcagacagacattaaatGTAGCGGTGAATGTAATAAAGGCTGATGAAAGCCTCACGCTGTAAATCCAGATAAGTTGAATAAAAAACCAAGGTAagtcgttgccttaaattttttaagtaatgaccATCAgctgaataagtgcagtggactatgttcaatgtacttgaggcccttttggaatggaatgaaagatttAAGTTAAATGTACTAatgtcagagtttcagtaactgaagatacttagtttaagcaatcattcaccacccatttatttaactcagcttgttaagtaagcactacttcATTaccagttgaactaaattgtatgttctaactGACCAAACTTATATTTTATAGTTcggaccagggttattatagttaacgaaaacgaacgaaataacgaaaactgaaattgaaaaaacattgtcgttaactgaaataaataaaaactataattaaaaggaaaaaacgataactaattaaaactgaattgtgagtttacaaaactaactaaaactaactgaaattatcgataaacttactttcatttacttgtttttttgggggggttttttaagccttgtggattgatatgaaatcattgtttccgctctccgagtttaagctgggagcgccacaggacaactgtgtgagtgcgcatgtgcgtgcgctcgccgcgctggtccgcaaagtaatggctgcggtctgccgagaaagcggcagagtcccgtatggaggttctttgagtacaaacacctgcacacgaccacaaggtaattaacacacacaatccagctacacaagtataaatgcggacatgaggtcggcaacttctgtaggttgtgtacagaggccgcaaagaccctgcaggtttaattagcgagcatctaaccaagctagctccaaaacagaagcagcttcaggtggtgagaacatcaggatgcagatggatttgacctttgactccttcaaagagtttgtttttgtttaacaccacatgtaggcgttattaatctgctgcactgatgctgaagtttattgtggagtttattgtagaatttattgagtttgggagttcatgtttttctttgtttctccctgttgatgttcatgtgtgtccttaatattacacaaatttagcatgtcttgtgaacagttggttgttgactatatttctttaaactgtatcttttgtcaagttttcattacacaatagtcacttttgcgccttgaatcttgcacctgatcaggtatgaaaatactaaaactaatactgaatctaactgaaactaactaaaactaagcatgaaaccaaaaataaaaactctgaaaactaattaaaactaactgaattagagaaataaaagtaaaaactaactaaaactaaactataatgtaaaatccaaaactattataaccctggttcggacaaattaaaatatatcCTTTAATCATCACatatatttttccatccaaCCTCATCCCCTATCctttttgtttgggggggggggtgacataAGGCGAGACACAGGACACACCCCATACAGGCTGCTAGCCTGTTGCAGGgttaacacacagagagagacagccaacCATTtgcacctgtgggcaatttaaagTGACCAATTAACTGCATTTCTTCAgatccacacatacacatggaggacatgcaaactctgcacagcaAGAATCACACCCAGATTATTAGAtagttattctagctgtgaggcagcagtgctaaccaccacgccaccggaTGCCTGCAACAATGCTATTTTTTACGATGTTGAATTGTGTCTGCttaaatttataaataaacaaacatgataaaactcagcccttaacatttgtccatggaacaataaaaaactgtacaagtagagaaccagagggtgaacaaaaaacaaacaaaaagacaaaatatctactctttcaaactccacacagcaagaggctggggcaaggtggaattgaacctcgctgtgaggcaacactgctaaccaccatgcgTGCTGCTGCTCATAATCCTGTCTGTTAAAACTGATATCAACTAGACTTTTAGCgggtgcaaaacctgatgatattaagttgtttgaactcaaacgcATAagtacaataagatagaccctcaaaaagtacagtctactcagcattaataagtaatgttgcgaaatgacagatgtttaagtaatatgaactcagtttatttcagtatgagctgttgattggacttaaaaacacaattacagtaaaaaaaggacatgaaacagttcagcttactcagcattaacaagtaatgttcacataccaggcaattttaagtaatatgaactcaatatttttaagtcgaatcaaaatctgggtttacagtgtagggagagaagctagagaattgaggctccagcatagcatgaacagttcagaaacaatttgaaatgagaaaaaaagctatttattaactgatgaagtcgtgttttagactgcttattgctagtgGATCTCTtatgacccaaagtgcagccgtgactggttctgaatgaaGGCTTTACAACAGACAGCCACTCCTcctcttccaggtactgcgtaccagcgcagaatcttttagtggtacgcagtactaGACCagaccggcttactttcacccctgcatATATCCATATGCACCCTTAGTGATGAACAGGATTAGAGGGTTGAGGTCAATGCAGGAGAAAAGCTGTTATGCCCCTAGTAAGGATTTGTTACCTTATTTTGTTGTAATTAGGCCTGCTCTAACAGCAGCTGTCCGCTCGCTGGCCGAACGACGGTCGCTGTACACGGGGAGAACTCCAGACTGCCGGCACATCGTTATCAAAACTCCCGCTGGTTTTcactgctgagtggaagttaaacacaaatataatACACTCAGATTATCCCTAATGgctgatttttggtttatttcggcgtttcatttgttcctgtgcaaatcaataaaactgatattaaaaatattttactcaggAAGGAACACGAGAGCCTTTTCACCGGGAATGGGAACATCACATCGGCATGCTGATGCTGTTCATGGAGATCGTGAAGACTGATGACAAGCCTGctccagaaatgatcaaattatatgttttaaattgttaatatttatttgactgTATTCTAAACAAATGTCTGTTGTAAGTGGTGGAAGTGTTctgcaataaaaaataatataattttaatatttgacctgtttttgtaaagtaagcagcagagctgtgtataattttttattcggagatgaagtttttaaaaccaagcaATCAGTAAATTTAAGCTGGAAGGTGATAGAAAcactggagctgagctgtgagGTCATCAAGTACGCTGGTGTTCCAAGTGAGAAATAATCCCCCATACTTGGGAAGTCCATACTCCAGGCTTTCaacaggttatgggcccagAGCGTTGCCAAAAAAGCTCTGTAAGCTTAGTTGCTGAGTCAGATAAACGGAGTTGTGGAATTCACAATGTATGATAAGACGTTTATTGACAAGTTGAGCGGACTAGAGAACTGGGCAACATGGAAGTTTCAGATGATGCATTTGCTGAAAGCTAAAGGACTATGGGGTATGCTAACTGAGACGGATATGCTAACTCCAAATGCTAGTGCACAAGCTACGGCAGAGTTTGAGAGACGGAGAGAAAGGGCATTTTCCATGTTAGTGCTGAATGTGAGTACATCACAACTGTATTTGATAACAAGTTGCCAAACACCAAAAGAGGCTTGGGACACGCTAAAAGGACATTTTGAGAGAGACACTTtagcaaataaactgttcctgaagaagaaatatttcagatgtgaaatgaaagaaaaggaaagtttaaatgatcatttaaaacgAATGAAGGAACTGACTGATCAGCTAAAGGCAATAGGTGCTGTAATTGAAAAAGAAGATCAGATTGTAACACTCCTGGGTAGCTTACCACCAAGCTATGCTACAATTGTTACAGCTCTGGAAACAAAGATGGAcaatttgacactgcagtttgttcagcAAGCTTTAATAAACGAAGAGCAAAAGACAGTTAATGTTGATGACTACAGTGCTGCTACATCAGGTGGTGCATCAGCCATGTCAACACAAGTTCACAGAGGAATGCAGGTTGATTCAAAAGCAGTGGGAGCTGAAAGACAAAGTTCATGGAGATGTTACAAATGTGGAAAAGAAGGACACATAAAGCGTAACTGTCAAGCTGgaaaaaatgaatcaaaaacCACAAAGCCAAAAATGTGATCTGTGAAAATGCAGAAGACTCCTCTGAAAGTGCATTCGTTGCTAAAAATGTGAATCTTACTGAAGGACCAAGACAAGTTGAGTGGTTGATCGATTCTGGAGCATCAAAACACATGACGTGTGATAAAGAAATTCTTCAAGACTACCAGCAGTTCTCAAACCCACAGTCTGTAAAACTGGGTGATGGCAGAGTTGTTGAAGCCAAAGGTTTTGGCATTGTTAAACTGAACATGATCTTCAAAGTCAGTGATGCTAAACCTGCCACTATGTATGATGTGTTGTACGTTCCAAAGTTGTCTGGAAATCTTTTTTCAGTGGGAGCTGCTACAAGAAAAGGAAATACAGTGCATTTCAAAAAATCTCGTTGCTACATAGGTGGCAAGGATGGAATTCTTCGAGGAATGGGAACACAAAGAGCTGATGGACTGTATCAGTTAGATGTTGAAGGAGCTTCACCTATCTGTTATAGTGCATCAAGTGCATCAGTATCAGCTAATCTGTGGCAACAGCGCTTAGGTCGCACTACCAAGCTAAAGGAACCAGAAGGTCTGGTAAATGAAGTGAAATTCTCTGCAGACAAAGCGCTTCCCTTCTGCAAAGCATGTGTAGAGGGCAAGCAGGAGAGACAGTCATGTAAGACAGTGGGAGAAATCCGTTCCAAACGTAAGCTGCAACTGATCCATAGTGATGTCTGTGGACCTATGCAGACTGAGTCAATAGGTGGATCAAAATACTTTGTAACATTCACTGATGACTTTTCTCGCTGCTGTAAGGTTTACTTCACGAAACAAAAAAGTGAAGTCTAAAGGAAATTTAAGGAATTTGAGAAAACATACTCCAGTGAGTGTGGACACAAAGTTGCAAGACTAAGATCAGATAATGGTGGGGAGTACATTTCAAGGGAGTTTCAAGACTATTTGAAGGCTCAAGGTATCCACCATGAGATGTCTGTACCTCACACCTCAACAAAATGGAGTTGCAGAAAGGAAAAATAGAACATTGATTGAAGCAGCTAGAAGCATGTTGTCGCATGCTAAACTACCAAATATGTACTGGGCTAAAGCAGTAGCAACAGCAGCCTACATACAAAACAGGTTGCCCACATCTGTTCTGAAGCAAGAGACACCTTACCAACGATGGTCTGGCAAAAAACTTGACATCAGTCATGTGAGAGTGTTTGGTTGTGTTGCTTATACACATGTCACAGATGCTGAAAGGCGAAAACTAGACAAGAAAGCTGTAAATCTCAGGTTTGTGGGATATGCAAACAACGCAAAAGGTTATCGTCTGTTCGATGATGAGACTTGGGATCTGGTGGAACTACCAAAGGACAAAGTGGTTGTAGGGTCAAGATGGGTGTTCAAAGTCAAGCATCAAAGTGATGGAGAAGTGGAGCAATACAAGTGCAGACTTGTTGCCAAAGGCTACTCACAGCTGTATGTTGCTGACTACAATGAAACCTTTTCACCTGTGATACGTTTTAGCTGGTCCCAGCCCCTTGGCATGAGCTTTGTCCAATCAGCATTGAAAGAGCCCTGTAAAAGAAAACACCTACCTACCCACACTAATATTTCCTTTTGGATGATGTGGCTTTATTTCTCTGCCTGGTATCAGGAGCACAGTGACATCTATTCATCAACTTTCACCTACATACGTTCATGTTTTTGCCGCCACCGTCAACTATGCacgtaaaaaacattttttccgaAGCCCTGAAGGTTGGTAATAAGATTAACATATCTCTCCAACAGCCGTAAAAGTCAGTCTGGCAACTGTTAGCCTCCCATCTGTCTGCCCTCTGCTTCTCTATctaactcatttatttatttaattatttgacTATTTGCTTCAGCTACTATTTAGTTATCTTAATTCAATGACTATTTAATTCAACTActaattaataattttattcaactactaattaattatttaatcagtcactatttaattatttaatcaatCACTTCTTGCAGTTTTACccttaataaacaaaatgataatgcttaagtaaaaaaattaaaaataagacCGAACACAGACAGATTTGCTGATCTGGCTGGGCTGGCCAACAGGTTGAGATCAGCATTTCTGTGAGGCCGATGAGTGGTAGACCAGATGGAGTGGATGGGGGATTAGATCTGTCAAGCTTGAAATTCCAGTGAGACACACGCTGCATATATGTCCGGTGAGGCAGGAGAGTGACTTCTGGGTGGCGATGTAGCATCATCTGCGGAGGTTTGTACAGGTGCCAGCGGAGTCGAAGCAGCTCAGCAGCCATATACTGAAGGAGACCTGACAAGGGTTGAATGAGAAGTGGTAGAAGAGTCCAGATAAAGATCTGACTCGCCCATATTgtgcggtaggtgaggtcatgGAACAGATTAGTGTTTGGCAGCAAAGCCGGTGCTAACCCAACtggacacagacacagcaaGACAGTAACTGGATTAATGAGTAGCGGAGGAGAATGGCAGCTCGCTTGTACAGAAGTTCATTTGGCCAAAGaacataaaatatcaaaacaccaaaaagttTACAGCGGCAGCAAGATGCGTCTGTGTCCACTCAAACCGGATGTTCAAACTGGAATATACAGGGCCTTGGTAAAATGAGCATGAGGACAATACCAAACCTCATTCTGCCAGTACTGCAACAATATTGCTACACAGAATCCAGGCATTAAACTGTTGCTGCAGTTTAGACCTCTCACTTTGtaaaacatttggcacattatggatagatggatggatggatggatggacattatataatatattataaagGAATACCTGAGCTGTTGAACAGCTAAAATGCTATATCAAgtaagcaaaggaaaaaaaaagctttaaaaattgTCTCATACTTAGTGTTGTTAAAAGATGTAATACAAGACAGTATAGCAGCTTTTTTAACAGGTGTTGCTTGCATGAAAttcaaaacaaacatatataatatatccatccatctattttattagccttttcagtttttacatttaatatgCTGTGTTTATACTGTTAACAATTACAGCTTTAAAGGTTCAAGCCACTGAATTCCgtttatgcacattttacaCTCAAGGGATCACACATGAATATAAACACTGCAGCACATCCGCAGACAGTTAAAGCTTGCCTGAGCTTCATCATCTGGAGTACTCCATGTCTGCATAACAAAATCCTGATGTGCAGTACTGCTGTCTGTATTATCAGTGATTGAGCAAGAGAAATTTGACAAAAATCTACAATGGACTTCTTCAACTCTGCACTTGGGAAAAATATCACTTTTTTGCGCCCTGCCTATTTCATTATAAGTGGATTTACTGGGATTCCTAATATTAAATACTATtatgtctttctgttttttgtgtatATTATTTCAGTCCTGGCAAACACAGCTGTAATGGGGGTCATATACTTGGATCATAATCTAAGAACACCAAAATATGTTGCAGTTTTTAATCTTGCATTGGTGGATCTATTAGGAAACTCTGCCATTGTGCCAAAGGTTCTTGATATCTTTTTGTTTAATCACCCCCAGATTTCTTATAATGATTGCTTGACATTCCAGTTTTTCTGTTATCTTTGCCTTTTCATACAGGCTCTAAATCTGGTTGCTCTGTCATATGACAGAGTTATAGCTATTGTTTACCCACTGCATTATCCAGTGAAGGTGACTCACAGGGTCATGTTCTCAATGATTGGCTCTTTCTGGGTATTTGTCATTACTGTTAAGCTCATTACAATTGGCCTCCTAACAAGACTTTCCTTCTGTCAGTCAGTTGTTATTAAAAGTTATATCTGTGACCATGGCCCGATATTCCGTCTTGCATGCAATGATTATACACCCAGCTATGTAATGTCTATGATGGTGCCAGCTCTTGTTCTTTGGCTTCCTCTTACAATTGTTTTGATGAGTTACCTGTGTATCAGCCATGCTTTAGCTAAAGTAGCTACAGTTCAAGAAAGAATGAAGGGATTTAAAACCTGCACAGCTCATCTTTCATTAGTGGTAATCTATTTCATCCCAGTATTAATCACATTTACTCTAGGTGCAAACATAGACCCAAATGCCAGGATCATAAACCTGTCTCTAGGCATGATCTTTCCTCCAATGCTGAACCCAATCATATATGTTCTACAGACACGAGAAATCAAAGAATCTCTGAAAAAGTTGTTAAGAATCATAACCTGCTTTAAAATTAGAAAAGTAAAATTTAAACAGTAAGTGTAAATGGCGCATTCATATTGTGAGCTTTGTTTATTTAAGGAGTGTATTTAAGATCATAAAGACTGTAATGTTGCTGTATTTCCAAGCAGAACATGACAGGTCTGTGgttgctttttaaaatacatcATTTAGCAAAATGTAATTTGTGATGTAATAAAGCAACACGTTTCTACACATAATCGCCTGAATGAGTAAATGTCTTGTGCATGTGGAAATTGATTTTgtaaccttttttgttttttcttttagcttttgctttaaaatgataattattGTGTTCAGATGGCATATTTTTCTTCATCATACATTTATGatgcccactggggtttaaatataTGGGGTCTCTAcacatttggtttgagaactgaagaagcctttcagatgagacgtgaaacgtcttcaagaaacaaaaagaagtccagtcaccttttttcaagctccagagactactatgacctggatgactgagaatctacacagacatagtcctacatattttatttgtatattgaaggacatatcctggtcaaaaataactccaCATGCTACTGTAGGCCAAGGTAATATCATCCCGAGTTTCTCAGTACAGTAACTTTTTGAATTCAGAAGCAGAAAATTGGAGACCATCCAGATCTTTAAGCTTTTCCTACAGTTTAACTAAATGATGTGTGTCACCTGGCTTCATGGATGAGCTTTTCTGCTTTTTGATCATCCACTAaatcttcttctcccctagcaAATCATGCAATCAGTTTAGCTGTGCTTTTGTATATGAAATACAGCCTTTTCGAGTGATGGGCAAGTCTATAAAATACCTTTCTCCACACAAGCTTGCATGAGCCTCAAGAACCTCTGGTGCAAATTTTAATAGACAAATAGGACATGGAAGCTCCTGAAATAGACCCATATCCAAGACATTAACAACACTCAGACGACAGTGTGATTATTGTACAGTAATCATTAACACTTTATTTACCTCATCAACTGGTTCTTCTGAGTTGATGTGTTGTGGAGTCGGTATTTGAGCTGTGCTTTGACCTGTCTACTTATTAGAAATCACCAATAAGTTTATATAGAACTGCCACATCTTCATAAGAGACAATTGTAACTCAAATTAGTTGTCTTTCATCACCTCAATGTTGTCAGATGAGGATAGCAACTCCACACAGTCCTTCACATGAAGAGCTAAAATCTGCAAAGGAAACACCACTTTGCAGATGTT
The window above is part of the Archocentrus centrarchus isolate MPI-CPG fArcCen1 chromosome 14, fArcCen1, whole genome shotgun sequence genome. Proteins encoded here:
- the LOC115791462 gene encoding olfactory receptor 2A12-like, coding for MDFFNSALGKNITFLRPAYFIISGFTGIPNIKYYYVFLFFVYIISVLANTAVMGVIYLDHNLRTPKYVAVFNLALVDLLGNSAIVPKVLDIFLFNHPQISYNDCLTFQFFCYLCLFIQALNLVALSYDRVIAIVYPLHYPVKVTHRVMFSMIGSFWVFVITVKLITIGLLTRLSFCQSVVIKSYICDHGPIFRLACNDYTPSYVMSMMVPALVLWLPLTIVLMSYLCISHALAKVATVQERMKGFKTCTAHLSLVVIYFIPVLITFTLGANIDPNARIINLSLGMIFPPMLNPIIYVLQTREIKESLKKLLRIITCFKIRKVKFKQ